A stretch of the Panicum virgatum strain AP13 chromosome 9N, P.virgatum_v5, whole genome shotgun sequence genome encodes the following:
- the LOC120693507 gene encoding heavy metal-associated isoprenylated plant protein 39-like isoform X2, with the protein MQKVVLRVPAMTDDKTKQKAMEAVADIYGIDSIAADLKDNKMTVIGDMDTVAIAKKLKKLGKIDIVSVGPAKEEKKPDQKKEAEKKDETKKPAEGEKKDKK; encoded by the exons ATGCAGAAGGTGGTGCTCCGGGTCCCGGCCATGACCGACGACAAGACGAAGCAGAAAGCCATGGAAGCCGTCGCAGACATCTACG GCATCGATTCGATCGCAGCAGACCTCAAGGACAACAAGATGACGGTGATCGGCGACATGGACACCGTGGCCATCGCCAAGAAACTGAAGAAGCTGGGCAAGATCGACATCGTCTCGGTCGGCCCCGCCAAGGAGGAGAAGAAGCCGGATCAGAAGAAGGAAGCAGAGAAGAAGGATGAGACCAAGAAGCCGGCGGAGGGggagaagaaggacaagaagtGA
- the LOC120693507 gene encoding heavy metal-associated isoprenylated plant protein 39-like isoform X1, whose amino-acid sequence MAQKVVLRVPAMTDDKTKQKAMEAVADIYGIDSIAADLKDNKMTVIGDMDTVAIAKKLKKLGKIDIVSVGPAKEEKKPDQKKEAEKKDETKKPAEGEKKDKK is encoded by the exons ATGGCTCAG AAGGTGGTGCTCCGGGTCCCGGCCATGACCGACGACAAGACGAAGCAGAAAGCCATGGAAGCCGTCGCAGACATCTACG GCATCGATTCGATCGCAGCAGACCTCAAGGACAACAAGATGACGGTGATCGGCGACATGGACACCGTGGCCATCGCCAAGAAACTGAAGAAGCTGGGCAAGATCGACATCGTCTCGGTCGGCCCCGCCAAGGAGGAGAAGAAGCCGGATCAGAAGAAGGAAGCAGAGAAGAAGGATGAGACCAAGAAGCCGGCGGAGGGggagaagaaggacaagaagtGA
- the LOC120693507 gene encoding heavy metal-associated isoprenylated plant protein 39-like isoform X3: MAQVVLRVPAMTDDKTKQKAMEAVADIYGIDSIAADLKDNKMTVIGDMDTVAIAKKLKKLGKIDIVSVGPAKEEKKPDQKKEAEKKDETKKPAEGEKKDKK; encoded by the exons ATGGCTCAG GTGGTGCTCCGGGTCCCGGCCATGACCGACGACAAGACGAAGCAGAAAGCCATGGAAGCCGTCGCAGACATCTACG GCATCGATTCGATCGCAGCAGACCTCAAGGACAACAAGATGACGGTGATCGGCGACATGGACACCGTGGCCATCGCCAAGAAACTGAAGAAGCTGGGCAAGATCGACATCGTCTCGGTCGGCCCCGCCAAGGAGGAGAAGAAGCCGGATCAGAAGAAGGAAGCAGAGAAGAAGGATGAGACCAAGAAGCCGGCGGAGGGggagaagaaggacaagaagtGA
- the LOC120691891 gene encoding non-specific lipid-transfer protein 2-like, producing the protein MDTVMRKQAVMACAVLLLVVLAGGGASAASCNAGQLAVCAAALTSGAKPSMACCSNLKAQQGCFCQFAKNPAYSRYINSPNARKVVAACGVALPRCS; encoded by the coding sequence ATGGACACGGTGATGAGGAAGCAAGCTGTGATGGCGTGcgcggtgctgctgctggtggtgctggccggcggcggcgcgtccgcGGCGTCGTGCAACGCCGGGCAGCTGGcggtgtgcgcggcggcgctgacgtCGGGCGCCAAGCCCTCGATGGCGTGCTGCTCCAACCTCAAGGCGCAGCAGGGCTGCTTCTGCCAGTTCGCAAAGAACCCCGCATACAGCCGCTACATCAACAGCCCCAACGCGCGCAAGGTCGTCGCAGCCTGCGGCGTCGCTCTGCCACgctgcagctag